In Monodelphis domestica isolate mMonDom1 chromosome 1, mMonDom1.pri, whole genome shotgun sequence, the sequence TCGAATACTGAATCACGCCAACGCGGGTGGCATTGGGTCCAATGTCTAGACCCCGAATGATATTCACCAGGAAGCGACGCATAGTCTCAAACTCAAAGGGGCGAACACTACGAGAGCTATCGATCACGAATACCAAGTCCAGAGGTCCTGTCCTGCACTTCGAGCCTGCTgcgaaggagagaagaaagggagtgTCTGATGATTTTCCCACAAAAGAAGACTCCAGAGGGTTAGCTGTGAGCTCCACCTTCTACTAGGGTGGGGACCACAGGAAACCGGCAAATGGCCTGACGTGGGACAAAGGGAAAATCCTGGGTCTAATCCTAACTTCGTAGGTTCCTAACGTCTAGCCCAGGATTCTGCACCTGGCAGGGTCTTAATGAATAATTCGATGAATGAATCGACTTTCCATTTCGGCTCTCCCTAGCCCAGCTCCGTGCCAATAGTCAAGAAATATCCTCGACTAACCTGGAGTCGCTTGCAGTTCAGCATTCAGAGACACCAGTAAGATGAAAAGCAGCGGGGCGTAGGGCGGTAGCCTCATGGTACTTGCAAAAGGTGCGAACAGGTTAATTAGTTAGCAAAGGGAGCCGAGATGTAACCTGGAAAAGAAAGGCCAATAAGTAGGTAGTCATCCCTAGAGCCCAAAGCAGCAGGGCACTGACCCGTTTCTTTTCTCCTATACTCCAGGTAGCTAAATCCAATTACCTGGCACTACCCGGGTCACCTTCTCCTTCCACACACATCCCGCCCCCAAGACTGGGGCTGACAAGGGGTCTCTTTGTACCGCTTCCCGCCTGATGCCAGTTCCCCCACCCCAACTCCAGACCGAAAACCTCAAGCCTCTAGGGATGGCCGCGCCCTTGGGAGGATGGGCGTAACGGCGATGGAGCAGCCAAGACAAACACGGGTGTGCTGCAGTTAGAGATCTCACTCCTAGAGAGCTGGGGAACCTCCTCCACAGAGGTTGATTGTAGACGTCCTGCCCTGCTTCTTAAAGAGCTATTCTTGCCTCCTCATCCCCAACCCCAGGCGCTGTCCAAGGGGCTCCACTAAGGTCAAATAGTGGCATCCCCAGCACTCGGAACAGCCAGCGTGGGAAGCCGGCAGCTGCGGAGCAGGTGACGGAACCTAGAGCAAACataggaggagggggaggggagctgaGCCTGGGCGGAGAGCCGTCCCGAGGCCTTGGAGATAAGGCCCAGGGAATGGATATAGCAGGGCTGGAAGGAGTTGGGGCACAGCGCAGTGCTGGGTGGCCAAAGGGGTAGAGACCGAGAGCGAGGATTGTGAGAGGCTCAGAATTTCGAGTAACTGGGGTTCGTGGACCTCTGGTTCCTGGAGTGCAGCCATGGATCCCCCGGGAGGAACGGGTGAGAGAACCTGTCCCTCTCCCCACATACACGCAACTGAAAGCCCCAGTCCTCCGGGGGCGCCCCCTCCGACTGGACTTGGAGTCTTCACCTTCGATCTTAGAAGGTTAGCTTCAAAAGAAACCTCTCTTTTacggaagaggaaactgaggcccagaaaagaaaagttacttgctcaaggtcatgaaACCAATTACTAGAAAAGCCAGGTCTAAAAGTTAGGGTCCCAGACTTTAAGCCTTTCTGCACTTGAGTCTACTGAAACTTCAGAAGCTAGGTGGTGCTATGGaaaagaacactgggcttggaatcagaaagactagcTTTCATGAGTtcgaatccagtctcagacacttatgagaTTTAGTGTAGCTCTGGACAGTCACTTCACCaagtttgcctcagcttcctcctctgtaaaatgagttgtcgaaggaaatggcaaatcactcaggTATCTTTTAACTTGTTGAGCAGCCCCTACTCAGGACTGAGGGGGGAAGGTTGCAGACGGTCAGAGTTAATTAATCCGGCTGCCCCAcataccttctttctttctttctttctttctttctttctttctttctttctttctttctttctttctttctttctttctttctttctttctttctttctttctttctttctttctttctttctttctttctttctttctttctttctttctttctttctttctttctttctttctttctttctttctttctttctttctttctttctttctttctttctttctttctttctttctttctttctttctttctttctttctttctttctttcctcctttgtttctttcctcctttgtttctactttcttttctgggagaaaggggaaggtgCAGGCCCCGCCCCTATTCTTTCAAAGCTCCGCCCCACTTCCCCCAACCCCAAAGTCTGGCTGGGTGAATAGAGCTATTTTTAACCAGACTTCCAAGCCCGCCTATTACGGGTCCTAGACCTTTCCAGTTGCTaggattaaaagaaagaaagaaaaggaaagaaaaagcccCAAAATAGTGGCTGGCCAACCTGTCCTCAATGGATCCCTTATGGTCAGGCTGAGGGCAGTCACATGCAATCCTATTGAACCCAGATGTTTGAGCTGCAGGGGGAGGAGTAGTGCTAGGAAAAGTGAGCTCCTTAGGATTGGGCCAGGAAAAGCCAACAGCATCCCTGGGAGGTGCTGACTGGggagctctgagagccttgcagccatcctttcctcttcccttctcatgTCTCTTGACTGTTTTCCTTGAGAGAAAatatggtgcagtggagagaTCCCTTGGACTAAAAGTCAGTCTACTCCTGCCTCTGCCCCTACTACTTCCAGGTCTCCAAGTCTCCagatctcagtttccccttctgtgaaATTAAGGGATTGGATTTTGAAAGTGTCACCCAGCTCCACAATTCCATGTTCTAAAATTGCTTCCAGTTATTCTGTGTCCTATCATCCCTTCTGCAGCTGACATTCTAAGGGTCTGTGATTCACTCTCttactctctcctcccttccaccAACCAGGACTTCCACCTAGGGTCAAGGGCCCCCCATGTGAACCACTTTAATCTGATGAAGCACCCCAAAGTCCCTCTGTATTCTCTCCACAAGCTAATAACTCGTGTTCTAAGAACCATGATGTTCTGCTCTGTCATCCGACCTCAACAGTCCCTAAGACTTTGAGAATTACAGATTATCAAAGCTGAGGAGGACTTTAGAGAttgtctagtccaatccctttattattttttttttagaggaggaaactgagatttagagaagGAATGTGACTGGGTCACACCAACTTGGGGAGCAGAGAAGAGACTAGAACCCAGGCCTCCTGATCCAATCCTGCCCaatctatttctctttcccctACAATCATTCAGAAGATTCTCCAATTGGCTGTGGAGAAAGGGTATCTGGGAATTGAAACAGATGTGGGAGAAATGTATGAGAAATTTCTGAGTTTAGGAGAAACTTTATGTATCCTTCTCATTAGGGACTGATTAAGGGAGCTCTATAGATTCAGGAAAGAATTTAGGGATTCTGTTTAGAATGGAGGACTGTGTAGTCCCCAGTATCCATTGGATAAGGGGTATGGTCTATTTGGTTCGTCCCACTTTGAAGGATTTACAGCTCTGAGTTGACTAACTGTGGAGACCTTGAGATAAAAGGCTCTTATCTATGGGGATACCCGAGTAACGGTAAGATCTGGAATGGATACCAATAGGCAATGACCCTGGGGTTATGGGAAAAGATCATGAAAGAGTCTTTCCCCAAGATAAGGAAATCATCATCTTTATCTTATGAGAAAATCATCATTAAAGAGGGAGGTGGTTCTTGGGAAACACAGTATCTCAGTCCAAAGCGGACCCTTCGCCGTGTTTCTCAAGATTAAAAGGCTTGCGCTATCTCTCCTTGCAGACCCTCCGCTGCCCCCAGGACCCCTCACTCACCTGGGTCGACTAGAGAGTTCCGAGGGTCAGAGAGAAGACGAAACAGATTGTCCAAGTCCCTTGTCCTGCTGGAACAGGTAGGAAAGCAAACAGGCTCCTTGCCACGGGTCCAGGTTGAAGGGAGCAGAAGCGGTGGCCGCATTTAACTCAGGGGCTAGGGGAGCGGTCGACCCCTCCTACTGAAACTCGAGAGAGCCCCCCGCCCCAGCTGAAGGGCGTGGcctatggtgtgtgtgtgtgtgtgtgtgtgtgtgtgtgtgtgtgtgtgtgtgtgtgtgtgtgaatgaaaatgagtgctggggagagggagggagctcCTCTTTGCGCCCTATACAGAGAAAAACTGAGACACACTGAAACTTGGTCCTGTGCCGACACACAGTCCAGCTCTGTAGCAGAGGGAGGGGAGGATAGCTTTTATAGGCTTAGTTTCTGCTGGAATGCAAGAGAATTCCAACATCACATTCCGGGCAGGATAGGGAGCGAGAGTACTATATTTCCAAGGGCGCGATTCTGCCGGGAAGACCTAGAAGGGATGATCCTAGGCGCCAGTCAGCCAATAAACGATtttttgagcacctactatgctaGGCCCGTGCTAAGCGCCTGGGATCTGCGGGGGGAGGCGAGATGGAGTGCTGGGAGTTCCAGTTTTCTTCATTCTCACCAAGTCTCCCCTCAACTACAAAACCACGAATAGCCACTTCCCACTCCAATGGTATGCCAGTCCCAGGACCTCCAAGCTCCCATATCCCAGTGTTTCCAGAGCACTCACGACCTCTGTGACTTGATGCAGCTAGGCTGAATTCGCAAAACTGTCCCATTTCCCTATGTCCTCACCCCCAGCCCTAAGTCAGCCGAAAGATTCCACTAGCTCCATACAGTAGGAGCTCTTCACAAAATGCTCTGAACCGAAGTGGGAGTAAGCATGGAAGATGCAATAGGCATCCTTTTCTGTCAGGGAACAAATCTGACATGGATGGGATTTGAgaacctatttcttcttcttcttcttcttcctcttcctcttcctcttcctcttcctcttcctcttcctcttcctcttcctcttcctcttcctcttcctcttcctcttcttcttcttcttcttcttcttcttcttcttcttcttcttcttcttcttcttcttcttcttcttcttcttcttcttcttcttcttcttcttcttcttacctTTCCCATTATGATCCAGCCAATATCTAACCCCGGTGCCCACTAAGCCACAGTCCTGTGTCTGTCTAGGACCACAGAGGGAAGCCTATTAGCTGAAGGTGggggagttgggggtggggatggagatCCAGCTTGAAGTTTTCAAATTTTCACTAGGTAGGAGAAATCTGGTTGGTGGTGCTGTGAGCCCCAATCCCCACAATTTGAAAATTCAAGCTTATGGATGATTCTCCAATGAGAGTGGGGACTCAACTACAGGACAACTCCTGAGGGCGCTGtcgagaggaagaaaggagagaagtttGGACAGAGAAAATTTTAGTTCTTTCCACAGACATTTACTGACCACCCAACACTCTTGCTCACCCCCTTCTCCCCTGgaccctctctctccatcctcaaaAAAAGCCACTAGTAAGGCTGGGACATAGGGGAGCTGACATTGGAGCACAAGAGCAGCTATTGTGCAAGCTCTGCTTCCTCTGCTTTGCCCTAGCCTGGCACTGAGCCACACCATCTGGGGGGAGCCTGGGTGGTCGTACCGCGGAGCGACCAGTGCAAAGGCCCTGTGAAAGCCCCATTGAACACCCGGCAGCCCAAATATTTAGACCACAGCCTGTGGCCATGCCCCAGCTCCTTGGTGCCCACTTCTGGTTACCCAGAGTTCCCTGAAACTGGGAGACATGTCCAAGTTTCTCATGGGTCCTTGCTAATGACCTCAAcacctctttcttctccttccccttctttccctctctcctactCATTCTAGGTCACCCCCAGAGCCTTCTGCAGTCCTCCGTGATGGAGTTCGAAGATGTCTACAGATGCACTCTGAACAGACTGTGCGAATTTTACATGCCAAAGTAGCCCAGAAATCCTATGGGAGCGAGAAGAGGTAGGAGAGAGTGGTTGGAAAGCTGAGGAACCACAAtgcctattttctctctttcccctactAAAAGTACCCTGCAGCACCCCCCAGGCCCAACCTTGTCCATCTACCAACTTCCTGTGacttggacaagtaatttcttAGTTTTCTCAATTGTCATCTGaagttcatttattcaacaaacttGTAGTAAGCACCTACAATGTACAGAGCACTTCCCTGAGAGGAGATTGTCCAGTTTCTATAAGATATCATTTCCCCCTCCTAATGCTAGTAAAAGGAATAAggcaaacataaaaataattcacCCAAAGAGGAACAAAATGAAGAGTCCTAAAAGGAACTGAGTGGGAAGGTATTTATTACCTTTGGGATCAAGGAATACTTTGACTTAATACAATTAcagaaatgtttctttcttttttttaaccctttccttctgtcttcagcCATTTaccttagggtcacacagctaggaaatatctgaaaccaGTTCACAAATGTTTCTTAAAATCATACCCTGTCCCAGCCCCTACCATCAGTGCTGAAaataccaaaacaaaaaacaagtgcCTGTGTTCAAGGTACTTACATGAGCAGGTGACATCTGAATtggactttaaaagaaaaattattcacATTTGGAGAAAGGAACCTCTGCAAATATAAGGAAGTGAATGACCAAAGGCCCAGAAGAGACAGTTGATGGAATATATTTGAGAAGCAAAGACTTCCATTTGGGTTGGAATCTACAATGCACAGAGAATAGAAATATGAGGATTTTAATTTTGATCTCTTGGTACTTCAGTTAATACATTCAGGTGTCAATCCAACCCAACGCAACCACTACTTCTCACTCTTCTTCCATGAATCCTCTATAGGGAATCTATTCGTGGTGGTCTCCTTCTAAGTCTTTCAAATATTTCAGGAACTTCAGGCAGCTTTCCAGATATACATCAattgttcttccttctccaaacagtaatcccatctctttttctgatcaattaatcattttcttcccttatAACCAAGTCTTCATTGATAATATGAACTTTATTGGGTAGTagcattttttaaacttaaattttaaaataaaaaaattatatagctgcttctttttttaaaataaatttctttggggTGAGGGGCAATTGGatagcttagtggatggagagacagGCCTATAAACAggaagtcctatgttcaaatctgacctcagatacttcccagctgagtgaccctaggcaagtcacttattccccattgcctagcccttaccactcttctgccttgagatcaatacacaatattcattctaagatggaaagtaagggtttaaaaaaaactctttggggTAAGTATGGAAAATCAGCTCTGAATTTTCTGGATGATGAAACAGGCTCAAAGAGCAGTGACTTGATAAGGTCATAGACCTAATAAGTTTCAGAGTTGGAATCTAAACCCATTTCTTTTGATTCGCAAATCTTGGCCTCTTtccacttcatctctaaaattatctctaagattccttctgagGGATTGGAATAGATTTGGAATATATACAAACACTTTCCCCCTTAGCAGCTGGTCTTTCCGTTGTCTCTGAAGTAACAACAGCCTCTCCTTGTAGATTCTTCTGTCCCCCACCCTGTGTGTATCTTATGGGCCCAGGCTGGAGGCTTAAGCCGCAACAAGGACAAGGTAAATGGGGGAAGCACGACTTACTCCACAGGCTCCTCCCTGGCCCTTAGGTTGGGGGTCAGCAGAGGTCTAGAGAATGAGGGTGCAGTCCCACAGCTCAGGGGCAAGAGTCCACGGGATGATGAATTCCAGCCTTATTTCATCCTTCACTTGCGGTTTGTTCTAGCCAACGAGTCGGGAGAGGCGGGATGCACAGTCTGTGGTTACATGGGGTTGGATGGCGGTTCCGCGGAGACCCAAAAACTCAGCTTCGAGGAGCCGCCGGACTCTAGAGTGAGGAGGGGAAAGTTGAGCAGACAGATCTCCACCTCGCCACCGTTGGGAGGGCTGCATTTCCTCTTCCCCAGACCATGACCCTGGGCAGGGAGCGTCCAAAGCTGGATAGGAGGGACTGGTGCGGGGTTCGGGAGGAGGGGGATCTAGCTGGGCAGTCCGAGGGGGTCGGAGTGACTGGGGGAGCTTGGGTTGGGTGCCCTTTAAGCCATCTTCAACTGGGTAGCAAAGGCTTCACTGAGCCCGATGGCCCCAGGACAAAGGCAAAGCTGCCCGCTTCGCCGGCTGGCTAGGAATTCGGCTGCGCCAAAGCTCTCTACATCTCTGACTCGGACAAGAGAAAGCACTTCCGGTTGGTGTTAAAGCTGGTGCTGCGAGGGGGCCAGGAGCTAGGGACCTTCCACAGTCGCCTCATCAAGGTCATCTCCAAGCCGTCTCAGAAGAAGCAGTCACTGAAAAATACAGACCGTGAGCTAGGGGATAAGCCTGAATCAGAGGAGTGGGGCTACGGATTAGGAACGGAAAAAAGAAAGCATAGCTCGGGGTGAAGGGAAGATTGTGGGCGGAAACAAGGGAGTGGGACCTTGGGAATCAGGGAGTCATACAGcctgagttggaaggaaccttcaaagacagaatgtcagagttggcaGAATCCATTGAGCCCGATCCTGTACGGGGCATGGCCATAGAGGTCAAGCCTCCCGTTGGTTCCCAGACTGTAGCGGCAAGAGTCACAATTAGACAATGAAAGAACTGAGTCTTGCTACTCTTTGGGCTCAGAGACTAGGAAGAATAGTGAAGGCTGGAAGCTGGAAGGCTTGTTTTCCTTGTTTTCTAAAAGTAAGCTCACAAGATTCAGAACTAAGAAAAGATTCAGagataaactgaggcccaaaggggtGAAGAGATTTGCTAAAAATCCCACACATAGGGAATAAgggagtcagaatttgaaccaaggtccatCTGATTCTAAATCTTGAAAATGTTCCCCATTGCCTCTGAGCTGGATTATACTCACCTGAGTTTTAAAGACAGGCAGCAAGGGGTAGTTTATAGAGAGCTGATCTAGGAGCCTAGTCAAGTTTTCCCTCTGATTTGCCTATTGACTGTATCATGCTAAGCAAGCCACTTACCCTTTCAGGATTCTAGGCAACTATTTAAAACCATTACGTTTCTATGAAGGTCCTGACCTCCTCTAGGAGTTCCTGTGCCAATAAAGGCAGAGTTTCAGGCCCTCTTCCTAGCCCCTGAGACCTAAGGGGATATTGGCAAAGAAGAAGTCAGGAGATAAAGAAGGATATTGTAAATAAGGAACAGCCATTGGGGTGGGGGTAATGAAAAGGGACAGGAGCCAAGCTTGAATAGGTGTCATTGACTGCCACCTTCCCCCACAGTATGCATCTCCTCTGGATCCAAGGTGTCCCTCTTTAACCGCCTTCGATCCCAGACCGTCTCCACACGATACCTCTCTGTGGAAGGAGGTGCATTCATCGCCAGTGCCAGACAATGGGCAGCCTTCACCCTGCATCTGGGTACTGCACTTGGATTCAGATGTACCCACATCTCCATCTACCTTCCCATCTTCAAATAGCCCTCAGAAGAAGAGGATTTTTTCCTACAGTCAGCTCTCCCCTGTTTGTTTTGTGGATCAACTACATCCATGATACAGAGCACCCTCCAGGGTCTTGAAAACAAGACCAAGTTAAGCCATCTGTAttgctgtctccctccccttctccccccccccccccagtggcaAAGTGTAGGGATCTGTAGTCTTATCATCTATTGTCAACAAACTGAAATTTTCCTCTGAACCAAGATGCCCATCTGGCTGTTGAGC encodes:
- the RBPJL gene encoding recombining binding protein suppressor of hairless-like protein; this translates as MRKSSLKREVVLGKHSISVQSGPFAVFLKIKRLALSLLADPPLPPGPLTHLGRLESSEGQREDETDCPSPLSCWNRSPPEPSAVLRDGVRRCLQMHSEQTVRILHAKVAQKSYGSEKRFFCPPPCVYLMGPGWRLKPQQGQANESGEAGCTVCGYMGLDGGSAETQKLSFEEPPDSREFGCAKALYISDSDKRKHFRLVLKLVLRGGQELGTFHSRLIKVISKPSQKKQSLKNTDLCISSGSKVSLFNRLRSQTVSTRYLSVEGGAFIASARQWAAFTLHLADDCCSRGEFPLREGYVRYGSLVQLVCTVTGITLPPMIIRKVAKQCALLDVDEPISQLHKCALQFPGGGPGGGTYLCLAMEKIVQFQASPCPKEANRALLNDSSCWTIIGTESVEFSFSTSLACTQEPVTPVPLISTLELSGGGDVATLELLGENFHAGLKVWFGDVEAETMYRSPRSLVCVVPDVAAFGSAWRWLRTPITVPVSLVRADGLLYSSAFSFTYTPEQSGRPPPSGAPELPPNADALLESIHHEFTRTNFHLFIQS